A window from Symphalangus syndactylus isolate Jambi chromosome 22, NHGRI_mSymSyn1-v2.1_pri, whole genome shotgun sequence encodes these proteins:
- the TENT5B gene encoding terminal nucleotidyltransferase 5B yields MMPSESGAERRDRAAAQVGTAAATAVATAAPAGGGPDPEALTASPGRHLSGLSWPQVKRLDALLSEPIPIHGRGNFPTLSVQPRQIVQVVRGSLEEQGLHVHSVRLHGSAASHVLHPESGLGYKDLDLVFRVDLRSEASFQLTKAVVLACLLDFLPAGVSRAKITPLTLKEAYVQKLVKVCTDSDRWSLISLSNKSGKNVELKFVDTVRRQFEFSIDSFQIILDSLLLFGQCSSTPMSEAFHPTVTGESLYGDFTEALEHLRHRVIATRSPEEIRGGGLLKYCHLLVRGFRPRPSTDVRALQRYMCSRFFIDFPDLVEQRRTLERYLEAHFGGADAARRYACLVTLHRVVNESTVCLMNHERRQTLDLIAALALQALAEQGPAATAALAWRPPGTDGVVPATVNYYVTPVQPLLARAYPTWLPCN; encoded by the exons ATGATGCCGTCGGAGAGCGGAGCTGAGCGCAGGGACCGGGCGGCTGCTCAGGTGGGGACAGCTGCGGCCACGGCGGTGGCCACGGCAGCCCCGGCAGGCGGCGGCCCCGACCCGGAGGCCTTGACGGCCTCCCCCGGACGGCACCTGAGCGGGCTGAGCTGGCCACAGGTGAAGCGACTGGACGCTCTCCTGAGCGAGCCGATTCCCATTCACGGGCGCGGCAACTTCCCCACGCTGAGCGTGCAGCCCCGGCAGATCGTGCAG GTGGTCCGCGGCAGCCTGGAGGAGCAGGGcctacatgtgcacagtgtgcggCTGCATGGTTCAGCTGCCAGCCACGTGCTGCACCCTGAGAGTGGCCTGGGCTACAAGGATCTGGACCTGGTGTTCCGGGTGGACCTGCGCAGTGAGGCATCCTTCCAGCTGACCAAGGCAGTGGTGCTGGCCTGCCTACTAGACTTCCTGCCGGCCGGTGTGAGccgggccaagatcacgccactgacaCTCAAGGAGGCATATGTGCAGAAGCTGGTGAAAGTGTGCACTGACTCGGACCGCTGGAGCCTCATTTCACTGTCCAACAAGAGCGGCAAGAACGTGGAGCTCAAGTTTGTGGACACGGTGAGACGCCAGTTTGAATTCAGCATAGACTCCTTCCAGATCATCCTGGACTCCCTGTTGCTCTTTGGCCAGTGCTCGTCTACTCCCATGTCTGAGGCCTTCCACCCAACGGTCACAGGCGAAAGCCTGTACGGGGACTTCACCGAGGCCCTGGAGCACCTGCGGCACCGTGTCATCGCCACGCGCAGTCCCGAGGAGATCCGAGGTGGTGGCCTCCTCAAGTACTGCCACCTCCTGGTGCGGGGCTTCCGGCCCCGGCCCAGCACCGATGTGCGCGCCCTGCAGCGCTACATGTGCTCCCGCTTCTTCATCGACTTTCCAGACCTGGTGGAGCAGCGGCGCACCCTAGAGCGCTACCTGGAGGCCCACTTCGGTGGGGCGGATGCAGCCCGCCGTTACGCCTGCCTGGTGACACTGCACCGGGTGGTCAACGAGAGCACCGTGTGCCTCATGAACCACGAGCGCCGCCAGACGCTGGACCTCATTGCCGCACTGGCGCTGCAAGCACTGGCTGAGCAGGGCCCGGCTGCCACTGCCGCCCTGGCCTGGCGCCCTCCAGGCACTGACGGGGTTGTGCCAGCCACGGTCAATTACTACGTGACCCCTGTGCAGCCTCTCCTGGCTCGTGCCTATCCCACCTGGCTGCCTTGTAACTGA
- the TRNP1 gene encoding TMF-regulated nuclear protein 1 produces the protein MPGCRISACGPGAQEGTAEPGSPPPPRDLMPSSQPPPPTPTLTPTPTRGQSPPLPDAARASSDAAEGQELQRWRQGASGVAGLAGPGGGSGAAAGAGGRALELAEARRRLLEVEGRRRLVSELESRVLQLHRVFLAAELRLAHRAESLSRLSGGVAQAELYLAAHGSRLKKGPRRGRRGRPPALLASALGLGGCVPWGAGRLRRGHGPEPDSPFRRSPPRGPASPQR, from the coding sequence ATGCCGGGCTGCCGCATCAGCGCCTGCGGCCCGGGGGCCCAGGAGGGGACGGCAGAACCAGggtcgccgccgccgccccggGATCTCATGCCGTCCTCTCAGCCCCCGCCCCCAACTCCGACCTTGACCCCTACCCCGACCCGGGGTCAGTCCCCGCCGCTGCCTGACGCAGCCAGGGCTTCGTCAGACGCGGCCGAGGGCCAGGAGCTGCAGCGCTGGCGTCAGGGCGCTAGCGGGGTCGCGGGGCTCGCCGGCCCCGGAGGGGGCTCTGgcgcggcggcgggggcggggggccGCGCGCTGGAGCTGGCCGAAGCACGGCGGCGGCTGCTGGAGGTGGAGGGCCGCCGGCGCCTGGTGTCGGAGCTGGAGAGCCGCGTGCTGCAGCTGCACCGCGTTTTCTTGGCGGCGGAGCTGCGCCTGGCGCACCGCGCGGAGAGCCTGAGCCGCCTGAGCGGCGGCGTGGCGCAGGCCGAGCTCTACCTGGCGGCTCACGGGTCGCGCCTCAAGAAGGGCCCGCGCCGCGGCCGCCGCGGCCGCCCCCCCGCGCTGCTGGCCTCGGCGCTGGGCCTGGGCGGCTGCGTGCCCTGGGGCGCTGGGCGACTGCGGCGCGGCCACGGCCCCGAGCCCGACTCACCCTTCCGCCGCAGCCCGCCCCGCGGCCCCGCCTCCCCGCAGCGCTGA